A window of the Elgaria multicarinata webbii isolate HBS135686 ecotype San Diego chromosome 22, rElgMul1.1.pri, whole genome shotgun sequence genome harbors these coding sequences:
- the NSRP1 gene encoding nuclear speckle splicing regulatory protein 1 isoform X2, whose translation MTYNKRRQKVTPTCLRGKGKKRSISIPGKRPKYIQNILKAAELRKKEQEKRMEKKIQKEREMEGDAFDDKEAFVTSAYKKKLQERAEEEEREKREAAIEACLDVTKQKDLSGFYRHLLNQTVGEEEMPKCSLREARLKEEEPTENPNDGREMSKSPDEKTRAHIPVKGEDNPDAGSDLEIHSSEDESSAEVQTSSRAGDKKENRPGRSDCSGESSRRRKSRRDSGSSSEERSRPLKEREDGGRKEKSGQHRERDRERRHKDHDKEEHYKRQEERDNRQRRKDRKERDDYHRELRQERDREDKYSEWEQQVKERQTSHKEHHGERDRDRDEKKHQERRTSSPSSLVKGSESEGRKETPSDSERSPELKHKTSGEGTEQAEKPLESQSKFAKRSNQETVTSARDRYLARQMARVGTKSYIEKEED comes from the exons ATTTCCATTCCCGGGAAACGA CCCAAGTATATCCAAAATATACTCAAGGCAGCCGAGCTGAGGAAGAAGGAACAGGAAAAGAGAATGGAGAAGAAAATCCAGAAGGAACGTGAAATGGAAGGGGACGCATTCGACGACAAAGAGGCCTTCGTGACATCAGCCTACAAGAAGAAGCTGCAGGAAAGAGctgaagaggaagaaagggagaagagggaggcaGCCATTGAAG CGTGCCTGGACGTGACCAAGCAGAAGGATCTCAGTGGTTTTTACAGGCACCTATTGAACCAGACAGTGGGGGAAGAGGAGATGCCCAAATGCAGTCTTCGTGAGGCCAG GTTAAAGGAAGAAGAACCCACTGAAAATCCCAATGACGGTAGAGAAATGAGCAAAAGTCCAGATGAGAAGACAAGGGCACACATTCCTGTGAAAGGAGAAGATAACCCAGATGCAGGCAGCGACCTGGAAATTCACAGCAGTGAGGATGAGAGCAGTGCTGAAGTCCAGACCAGCAGCAGAGCGGGTGATAAAAAGGAGAACAGGCCGGGGCGTTCTGATTGCAGTGGAGAGAGTTCCAGGCGCCGCAAAAGCCGAAGGGACTCTGGGTCATCAAGTGAGGAGAGGAGCCGCcccctgaaagagagagaggacgGAGGCAGAAAGGAAAAAAGCGGGCAACACAGGGAAAGGGATCGCGAGAGAAGACACAAAGACCATGACAAGGAGGAGCATTACAAGAGGCAGGAAGAGCGGGATAACAGACAAAGGCGGAAAGACAGGAAGGAGAGGGATGATTATCATAGAGAACTCCGGCAAGAGAGAGACCGGGAGGACAAGTACTCGGAGTGGGAACAGCAAGTGAAGGAAAGGCAAACCAGCCACAAAGAGCATCATGGGGAGAGGGACAGAGATAGAGATGAGAAGAAGCACCAAGAGAGGAGAACCAGCAGCCCCAGCTCCTTGGTGAAAGGAAGTGAGAGCGAGGGGAGGAAAGAAACTCCATCCGACTCTGAGAGATCTCCGGAGTTGAAACACAAAACATCAGGGGAGGGAACAGAGCAGGCAGAGAAACCTCTGGAGAGCCAGAGTAAATTTGCAAAGCGTAGCAACCAGGAGACTGTCACATCAGCGAGGGACCGCTACCTGGCCCGCCAGATGGCCCGCGTGGGCACCAAAAGTTACATAGAAAAAGAGGAGGATTAG